From the Agromyces laixinhei genome, the window GTCCGGCGACCTCGGCGCTCGCGACGCCGTCGACACCGGTGAGCCCGGCGGCGAGCTCGGTCGCGAGGTCGCGGGGGCTGCGACTCAGCGGCTTCGCCACGCGCATCGCGAGGTTCGAGGCCCAATCGCCGTGCTCGCGGTTCTTCGGACGCTCGAGCACGACCTCGGCCGCCGTCAGCTCGAACACGACCTCCTCGCCCTCGGCACGACGTCGCTCGACGAGGGCGAGCACGAGGTCGTACAGAGCGAGCGAAAGATCGGCGGGAGTCACCAGTAAATCCTACCCGCCGCCATTGATAAGGTTCGTCACATGCTGCGCTCGCCCCACCCCTTCCGCGTCCGTCCCGCCGTCACCGTCGCACTCGTGGCCGCGGCATCCGTGATGCTCCTGAGCGGATGCACCGGCGAGGCCGCGGCGCCGGAGAATTCGACGGCCCCGCCGCAGGCGAGCGAGGCACCGGACAGCTCCGCCTCCCCCGAGCCCACTGAGACCGCAGAGCCGACCGTGCCGTTCGCCATCGAGTGCGACGCACTGGTGACCGCCGATCAGCTCTATGCGTTCAACCCCAACTTCGGCACTGCGCCCGACTACTCGCCGAAGGGCGAGCACGTCGTCGCCGTCGTGGAGGAAGACGGCACCGCCTGCGGCTGGATGAACCAGACGAGCGGCGAGATCATCGAGGTCGCCGTCTCGACTCCGTCGCCCGCGGCACTGCTCGCACACAAGAACGAGGCGGCCGTGGGTTCGACCGCCGTCCCGACGTATGGCACTCCTCCCGCGGTCGAGGGATACTTCCGCCAGACCAGCGGCACGGGCGCCGCCCAGATCTTCACCGGCCCCTACTGGATCGTGATCGCCTCCCCCGTGCTCTTCGAACCCGGCGACGCCGGCCAGCTCGTCGCCGATGTGCTCGGCAACCT encodes:
- a CDS encoding iron ABC transporter ATP-binding protein; the protein is MLRSPHPFRVRPAVTVALVAAASVMLLSGCTGEAAAPENSTAPPQASEAPDSSASPEPTETAEPTVPFAIECDALVTADQLYAFNPNFGTAPDYSPKGEHVVAVVEEDGTACGWMNQTSGEIIEVAVSTPSPAALLAHKNEAAVGSTAVPTYGTPPAVEGYFRQTSGTGAAQIFTGPYWIVIASPVLFEPGDAGQLVADVLGNLPPA